One window from the genome of Garra rufa chromosome 1, GarRuf1.0, whole genome shotgun sequence encodes:
- the LOC141339432 gene encoding uncharacterized protein has protein sequence MSGEEFVPESGSDLNSDNITESSLDSSSLKGTPEDSFIQNLSSSNDSRPNSVTEARDTPSDSVSFSHDITTVSKGGQNFCFVCGKAQNKIARHLKVHENEDAEIAQALSFPAHSKKRKELLQALRNKGNFMHNNNVLKKGTGVLKVKRCSVKQDSNKYEYCLYCRGMFVREELWRHMKTCSAKRERHENDQYTKRVLGLAAVAKAAFSGTASDGILKLIRSMRNDEIDLPESSKEELMSAEEFVPESGSDLNSGIEIDLEIPVSNITESSLDSSSLNGTPEDSFIQNLSSSNDSSPNSVTEARETPSDSVSFSHDITTVSKGGQNFCFVCGKAQNKIARHFKVHENEDAEIAQALSFPAHSRKRKELLQALRNKGNFMHNNDVLKKGTGVLKVKRFSVKQDSNKYEYCLYCHGMFVREELWRHMKTCSAKRECHDNDQCTKRVLGLAAVAKAAFSGTVSDGVLKLIRSMRDDEIVSVVQHDPCLLQFAQSFYNKHGRDLSRHGYIRQKICDLGRFLISIRKNSSITTLEDAIKPVNFMAAVQAAKELAGFSKDEKTFRAPSLALKIGWHLLQVSSIIRGNAIIAGNKELSDCTEQFQTLYRAKWTDCVSCTARMSAKEKKYKKKVNLPLTKDMQKLIKHLESASDSAYKNLEKSSTIQNYSDLARVTLTRVILFNRRQPGEVSKMQLKYFLERDASPVLPEFGLSNFEKRLCSYLSRVEFKGKKDRKVAVLLTSDLVKALQLLVEKRKDSKIFDDNGFLFAVPKSLSFFRGHDCIRKFAQESGARHPEYLRSTQLRKQVATTSQILNLKNNEMDQLADFLGHDIRVHRKFYRLPAATLPTAKISTMLLALERGNITELQGRSLDEIQGIYIFIIFKEVVHFQNKYLQVKYSPCCHPRC, from the exons ATGTCAGGTGAAGAGTTTGTGCCTGAATCAGGATCTGACTTGAACTCAGACAACATTACAGAGAGCTCTCTGGATTCATCCAGCCTAAAGGGTACACCAGAAGATTCATTTATTCAAAATCTGTCCTCTTCGAACGACTCAAGGCCCAATAGTGTTACTGAAGCAAGGGATACACCAAGTGATTCAGTCTCGTTTTCGCATGACATAACCACTGTATCCAAAGGTGGtcaaaatttttgttttgtttgtggaaaagcacaaaacaaaatagcTCGACATCTTAAAGTGCATGAAAATGAAGATGCCGAAATTGCACAAGCACTCAGTTTCCCAGCTCACTCCAAAAAAAGAAAGGAATTGCTTCAGGCATTGCGAAACAAAGGCAACTTCATGCACAACAACAATGTCCTGAAGAAAGGAACGGGTGTCCTGAAAGTAAAACGTTGTTCTGTAAAACAGGACTCCAACAAGTATGAGTACTGTCTTTATTGCCGTGGCATGTTTGTTCGTGAGGAACTCTGGAGGCACATGAAAACATGCTCAGCCAAAAGAGAACGTCACGAAAATGATCAATACACAAAGAGAGTACTGGGTCTTGCTGCAGTGGCAAAGGCTGCATTTTCAGGTACCGCATCGGATGGCATCTTAAAACTCATCAGAAGTATGAGAAATGATGAAATT gatttACCTGAAAGCAGTAAAGAAGAATTGATGTCAGCTGAAGAGTTTGTGCCTGAATCAGGATCTGACTTGAACTCAGGCATAGAAATTGATTTAGAAATCCCTGTCAGCAACATTACAGAGAGCTCTCTGGATTCATCCAGCCTAAATGGTACACCAGAAGATTCATTTATTCAGAATCTGTCCTCTTCGAACGACTCAAGCCCCAATAGTGTTACTGAAGCAAGGGAAACACCAAGTGATTCAGTCTCGTTTTCGCATGACATAACCACTGTATCCAAAGGTGGtcaaaatttttgttttgtttgtggaaaagcacaaaacaaaatagcTCGCCATTTTAAAGTGCATGAAAATGAAGACGCCGAAATTGCACAAGCACTCAGTTTCCCAGCTCACTCCAGAAAAAGAAAGGAATTGCTTCAGGCATTGCGAAACAAAGGCAACTTCATGCACAACAACGATGTCCTGAAGAAAGGAACGGGTGTCCTGAAAGTAAAACGTTTTTCTGTAAAACAGGACTCCAACAAGTATGAGTACTGTCTTTATTGCCATGGGATGTTTGTTCGTGAGGAACTCTGGAGGCACATGAAAACATGCTCAGCCAAAAGAGAATGTCACGATAATGATCAATGCACAAAGAGAGTACTGGGTCTTGCTGCAGTGGCCAAGGCTGCATTTTCAGGTACCGTATCGGATGGCGTCTTAAAACTCATCAGAAGTATGAGAGATGATGAAATTGTAAGTGTGGTTCAACATGACCCATGTCTTTTACAGTTTGCCCAGTCTTTCTACAATAAACATGGACGTGACTTATCAAGGCATGGATATATACGCCAAAAAATTTGTGACCTTGGCAGATTTTTGATAAGCATTCGAAAGAACTCTTCCATTACCACCTTGGAGGATGCCATAAAGCCAGTGAATTTTATGGCTGCTGTCCAAGCTGCAAAAGAGTTAGCAGGATTTAGCAAGGATGAAAAGACATTTAGAGCACCAAGTTTAGCATTAAAGATCGGATGGCACTTACTGCAAGTCAGCTCCATTATCCGGGGCAATGCAATCATTGCTGGAAATAAGGAGCTTAGCGACTGTACAGAACAATTCCAAACACTGTACCGGGCAAAGTGGACAGACTGTGTGTCTTGCACCGCAAGGATGTCtgcaaaagaaaagaaatacaAGAAGAAAGTGAATCTGCCGCTGACCAAAGACATGCAAAAGTTGATAAAACATCTTGAAAGTGCTTCGGATTCAGCCTACAAAAACCTAGAAAAATCTTCCACAATTCAGAACTATTCTGACCTTGCCAGAGTCACTCTCACTAGAGTCATTCTTTTCAATCGACGACAGCCTGGAGaagtttccaaaatgcagttgaaatATTTTCTTGAAAGGGATGCCTCACCGGTTCTTCCTGAATTCGGACTGTCAAACTTTGAAAAACGACTATGTTCCTACTTAAGTAGGGTTGAATTCaaggggaaaaaagacagaaaagttGCTGTTTTGTTGACATCAGATCTTGTAAAAGCACTCCAGCTGCTTGTAGAAAAGAGAAAAGATTCCAAGATCTTTGATGACAATGGATTCTTGTTTGCAGTACCAAAAAGTCTGTCATTTTTCAGAGGTCATGACTGTATTCGAAAGTTTGCACAGGAATCTGGAGCCAGGCATCCTGAATACCTGAGGTCAACTCAACTACGAAAACAAGTGGCGACAACATCACAGATACTAAATCTGAAAAATAATGAAATGGACCAGCTTGCTGATTTTTTGGGGCATGATATAAGAGTTCATCGAAAGTTTTATAGACTGCCAGCTGCAACCCTTCCAACCGCAAAAATTTCCACAATGCTTCTAGCATTAGAAAGAGGCAACATTACAGAACTTCAAGGACGATCTCTCGATGAAATCCAaggtatttacatttttataatatttaaagaagtagttcacttccagaacaaatatttacaggtaaagtactcaccctgttgtcatccaagatgttga